Within Salvia splendens isolate huo1 chromosome 21, SspV2, whole genome shotgun sequence, the genomic segment TGATTGGTGATTCTTGATAGTAGACGGTCTTGAGATTCTCATTTTGCTTTTCTTCAGTGATTGGCATGTTGGAAAGAGCTACCAAGTCTGATGGAACTTCTAATGTAATCTTGAAAGTAGCCTGAGCATGTATGGGGAATTCAAAAGTTTTtagaaagataaaataaattggtTTAATTTCCACAATTACATGACACATTCTGCCAAAGGTGCATACATATGCTGATAAGATAGCTACGATACAACATACCACTTGAACTAGAAAACTGGACGATAAGATTATTATGTTAATGAAGTATAACTGTGATCAAAGAATTAgataattttaaactaacttcATTACCCCATCAATAACAATGCCTATAAGGTTGAAAAAAATTGGTGGCCCTTAGAGTGCACAACTCACAGGAACAACGTTAATAGGGGATGAAGAATGAGGATTGAGATGCTACTAAAAATACCTTGCAAGCAGGCTCGTCCCAGCAGGGAAAGCACCGTCTAGCATCAGCAGGCTCGAACTGCGTCACAGCCATGTTCTTCTTCTCACCATTATGCTCATAGGTGCTGCAGAAAGACGTCATATTGTTATCTACACTTCATGAAACCGACATTATGCATCCAAAAGCATAATGCAGAGCAGTAGACAGTGAGAAATTATGATTTCTCCCTATACGAATTAAAGATATCAAAACATAATAATGACAAAAAAATCAGCCCAaatatgtaatttataaacaCACTCTCAGAATTGTCTGTATAATTACGTATGTAGAAATCATGAATTCcgtataagtgtataactaaCATATAGGAGTATATGTAAAAGGTGCATTACCTTCTGTAAAATCCTTTCATCCTATCGTTTAGAGTACCCTCGAACTCCAAACTCAGAACCCCAACACCAATCGGCAAACTCTCCTTGAACTCCAGAACCAAAATCTCATCCTCCTCGAATAAGTCCACTTTCACATGCTCCAAAACCTGGCATTTCGAGCAACAAAACTAACTTTTAACCCGTCCAAGATGAAAATTTTTATGCAGGAGAAGCCTAAGGAAAAGTTCCACCACTATGAAAACCAAATGATCAGATCTTAAATCCAAACTATATCATATTTTAGAGACAATTTAACGCTCGAATAAGTTACTCCATATAATGACCGACTGTATGAAAAATTGAAGAATTCTTTCGATTCTCTTCCAACTTTCCCCTAGCAAGTAGCAACACCTTACGGGATCATACAGTTAAAATGAATTCCACTAAATCACACACCAAAAAAACCTTTAAAAAACTTTTAGTACAATTATTCGCATCGATTTCATTTATACTTATCCAtttatcaatttcatcatattCGTAATGCAGTTGATTTCGATTCAAGATAAATATATTCCCAGACAGAAATGAAAACACTGAAATtagcaaaaaaacaaaaaataaacgATTTCGGTCCAATCTATGCAGAGATACCTTATTCGCAGACGCGAAGGTGACGGAGTTGGCGCTGACGGAGAGTTCGGCGGCATTAAGCACGAGGAATTTAGTATCAGAAACAACGTCAACGGAGACTTGAACGGCGCCGGCGAATTTGCAGGCGGCGAGATCGGGCTTGAGTTTGAGATCGTACCGCTTAGGGATTGCGAATTTAGGGAGACGCGGCTGCCCTCTGAATTGAGAGCAATTCTGATTCTGCTCCGCCATTGTTGAGTTCCACAAATTGTTTCAGTTTTGCTTGTGAAAGAACTTGGAGTTTGCTTGTGACAAAGCCAATATATACAGATataaatacaattatttttatacaattattttataatatgagGATTATTTTGTTGCAAATAATCCCCAGGAATTGTATGTATGCTAAAATTAAGTTCCACGACAATAAAAATTTAGGATTGCACATAATTGTAATGTTTTTGAACAAAtgaaatcattttttatataattatatgatattgtttaattttatggtAGTTAATGGTGATATGCCTGTACAATTTTGCTTAAACATTTTTGTAATAACTGAGAACAAAAAAAACCACTAAACATATTCTTTTGATTCATATTATGGAATATGAGAAAATGATGCAAGGTTCcatttaattaatagtagttTTTTAGTTACTAAAATATAGAATCATATAAATTACTGTTTTATCGTTTTTAagattatagtattttttttatttgtcggATGTGTCGTGTGAGCTACTGCTAGCGCCACGTGGTTTTCTATTTTGTTCATTTTGCTTCGAAAAAGACACTTTTTGGCTttagcaaaaaataattaataatcgaAAATGAAGTTTTTGTTAGGCAATATGGAAAAGCTATATGGAAATAAATACTTAATGATCTCAATCAATTAATTTCATGCCCTTATATTGAATTCTTATCTATAGGTCTaaacagtggcggatccaggatccggaaatggagggggcgaaatatatagtattagcttgATTTAGTACGGACATGACTATTTTTTCGTTGTTTAGGGCAACGCTGGAggcaaacggagggggcggacatgGTAATTTTACTTCCCGATAAGGGGAAAATAGTTgcacggagggggcgaccgACCCCTtctgcccccccccccccaatccACCACTAGGTCTAAAGAGATTCGATCAATTATCATATAACCCaattataatttgtttttcatatactactccctctgtcccataaaagttGAATCACttcattttttgcactcgttttgaaaaaatcgtaataaatagttagaatggataaatagtaaagtaaaatcgaGAATAACGTAGATAaaagtcttatctacattatttttaaatttattttactatttatccactatttattatgatttttttaaaacgagtgcaCAGAATGAAGTGACTCaacttttatgggacggatggagtactattttcaaGCATTGATATCAATCGGCTCAGTCGGGTCGGGTCGGATCACACGTTGGTCAGGCTTCAAATATGCTTCGGCCCAATATATAAGCCGCACAAAAAAATGCAGAAAAGTAAAGATTAACAAAAACATGATTAGAATAATAAAGCAATTTTCTAAGAACATTTATTTTTACCAGTTCAAAGATGTTgatgtaataataaaattataaagctGTAATATAGTAAAATGGGGATTTTGAGAGACAGTAATCGCTCTTCTTCTTCAGCAACTACACCCTGTGCCCATCTCAGAACTGCGTATCACAACTGCTTCAACCggtaaaaatccaatctttctCTCGCTGCCATATTCGATTTTTCATTTGATACGATTGAATTTCAGAAAATTTGGAATTGTTTAGCTGCTGAGGGTTTTGTTGACCTAATTTGGTTCCAACATCTTGTGCACAGATGGTATTCGGAGAAATTCCTGAAAGGGCAGTGGGAGAAAGAAGGGTGCATTTCTGAGTGGGAGAAATACAGGCAGTGTTTATCTGTAAGCTTTTAATTTTCAGAAAGAATTCAATtattttggagtgaaattgtgAAGTCTGTGATGGTCGATGGAGTAGagtaaatgtatttttttaaaaatttaatttgtaaattatatattttttacagCAACATTTGGATAATAAGCATCTAAGTAGGTTCTTGGAAGCTGATGTGGTGTTGGATTTGACTGATCAGGCTGAATTCAAGAGCAAAACTGGTGTTTCTTAGTGATTTTATTTCCTACTGAGGTGAATGCTGGATCTTGTTTGTAGCTTTTGTGGATTAGATCATTGATTAGAACTGATTGTGTAGTGTTTAGAAATTGTTATTTATCGTATACTTGCTTTGTGTGTTTTTGAGACCGTGAGCCTTGAAAGTGAGTTTGATTCGAGTTATACGTGATAATGTGAATGCTGGATTTCCTTGTAGCTTTAAAAGTTGTTATTTAGCGTAGACCTGCTTTGTGTGATTTTGAGATCGTGAGCCTTGAAAATGAGTTGGATTCAAGTTATATCTTTTATAAGAAAGGAATATTTAGTTGTAAAGTTCGATTGTAGTAGCATTCTAGGTAGCAAATTCTAGTTGAACGTAGGAGCATCTCATTGAATTCACACCACTTTATTCTTTTGAGACTTCAAAGACAATCTAGGTATCAAATCTTCGTAGAGAGAGGAGTTGGCTGGTGTTTGGAGCCATGTTTGCTGGTGTTATATGGGAGTTTTCTTGCTGAAGAAATGGGAAAATTGGATTTTAATCTTATTCGAATAAGCTGACAAAAAGTTAAGTGGTATTAGAAGGGATTTGTTATTCAAGATGATAGATTCAAGATGTTAGATTGTTATGTTCTTGGCCCTGATTCTTATTTGTAAAGGTTAAATTTGTGATCAAGGCTGTTTAAGTGCTTCTATTCATACATTGTGACGATCATAATTTCGTTACTTGTAACTTTTTTCGTCTTACTGCTGCCATCTCTTTCGGAGATTAGGATGAAAAGAGAAGTGAAAACTATGTAAAAAAGTCACATAATCTTCTCATTTTACGCACAACACTAATTATCGTAGAAGACGAGAATATTGTCACGTTGCATGGAAAATTACATCATCTGCTACATTGATTCTTTTATTGTAGTCTGAAAATGAATCTTTCGCCCTGTAGCTCTTCTATTTCTTCTTGACCACTCATTCTTCTCCGTTACTGCAGACAAATAGTTTTGCAATGGCAGTGAAGAATGTTCTTCGATAGATCTTTTGCCATAAGTTGATTCATTATTGGTTTTATCAAACTCGAGTACCTAACCATTCTCTTCAGCATTCTTCGCTGCAAGTAAAGCCTTCTGTTAGATTTACTTCAGAATCCCTTAGATTTGGTTGGCAAGGGCATAGAAACTATAGACAGTCGTCCTGCACGATAGAATCACTTAATGCAGTGAAAAAGCAAATGAAAGAAAATTCAAATGTAGAAATTTGCTTTAAAGAATTATATGATCGGAAAATCCCCTGAAAGTATTAGGAGTAGATTCAGGTGAAGAAGTATCTAGTGATATCCAGTCATCATCATTGACATCCTACATTATTAGTCTAGTATTTGCGAAAGAAATTCAACGAAATTTTTTTGAGGATGTCAGAATGTTCTTTAAACTGGTTATACCTGAAATAGATTCTTCCACCCAGATATCTTTTTAAGAAGATCATGATACTTCTGCATATACTGTTTGAGATCAATAGATATGAAACTCATTTGATCGAAAACTGGTCATTTGTACTCAAATTGGGTAGGATTTTGTATCTCGAAATTTCAATGGAAAATACTATCATATGAAGCTTCCATTCCAAATGTGCAAACTAACATCTGCTACAATGATCTCCACATTTTGCAGCTGAAGATCCCGGCCAGGAAGAACAATTGCAGTTAGATCGAGCTCGGACAAAATTAACTGGCTCTGACTTAAAACTGATGTATGCATTGTGACATCTCATTACCGCCCAAGAACTGTTTCTGGTGACACAAGATTTCTGATGTTACATTTGACTTGAGCTTATAGCATTAGCAGCATTCTTGATTCTTAATATCAAATGTTTTAAGCAAGGGAAAAAAGAGTAGTTTCCATTCATGAGCATCGTTGTAGTTTAGTCCACGTTACTTTTGTGTTGTTGATTTGCGAATTCGAGTAATCTGGGAGCTACGATACTTTTGTGCTATATACAGAGAAAGCAATCCCCGGCCACAAGACCCGTATGTGAGAAATGGTATGCTACAAACCTTACGCGAATACCATTCATGAGCGACGTTGTGGTCTATCCATGTAGTGTTTTACATGCATTTAATTTGATTCTAATACCTtaaatttattactaatataattAATGATGATTTGCTCTTTTATTCATTCATTTATACATAAAATGGTAAATTGAGCTTTGTAGTTTTTAATTACAGTAAACAAGAAACGTATTACACTTATATATTTACATACAACTCTAGTTATTctcattcaaataatttataaatttatagttAATCACAAGAAGTTAAATAATAGAGATAATACCTATTTGAATTATCAATTTTGTCTCACTCCTATTAAGTTTGAAACGTCGTATTTGAATAGTGCATACATAGACTTGTGAAGTTTATGTTGCCACGTCCAAAGCTATCCTCCCCACCAATTGTCAACATTCCATTTGACACTTGACTCTTTTAGTAAACAGATACATTTGAATGTGTTTATCTTTCATGATTAAAAGTAATTAACTACTTATATTTCGAGCTTATTTCAGTTATTTGATTACATTAGAAGAACATGAATAACTAGAATTCATTTCTTAGACCATTAGTCTGAGTAAATGAGTATTTAAACAAAAGCACCAATTTTAAACTCCAatattaaatacaaaattaaatatatatatatatatatatataaaagagaATTCATTTGGCGTATAAATTCCACACCAATATTTTATACAACCAATATAGAACACACCAGATATGGAGTATAAGTTATTGTTTTTAAATGGCACGTCTCTTATTTATATACTGAATAAAATGTTCTTATACTTATATGGTATGTATGACCTGGtctcctatatatataattgataacaatgaaaaatatatattctagGTCTATCATAATCTCATCCAATTCAATGAGTTTGCTTTATTTCTTATATATTTCTCATTATTAACTaactcatttttccatttcaatcgtCATTACATATCTCATTTTCCTTtcatttttatgtaattaataGGTGGCACAATTCATTAACTTGTCCAAAAaagttattttctattttacaaaattttccatttattttcattcatatttcttaaaacttaaaCGCACATAAAGTAGAACGTTTATTAACAGATGAATGGAGTATAAGATGCAATAATAAATTAAGTCAAGGAGTATTTACATAATAGGTCTACTACAAAGATTAATTTACCACTGAAACTTGATCGAtctcgtattttatttcattaatgaGTATATCAAATGCTAATTAAGTACAAGTAGTACAATGGTAGCATATGAAAAAAGCAAAATATCCTGCTTTTATCTACTTAGTTTATGCTGCCTTTTCTGAGCTGCAGGTGATAAagctttaaaaaaaatctaacttGGATTCAACATAAATTTcatgaaaaataaaagttaGATTGATTGATACAATCCTAAATTGTTGGACCTTCATGATTGTGGATTCCCTCGTAGGTTGTCACAACGTATCGTCGATCTTCTTTGTCCCTCTCCACTCTCTTCTTCACCGGACATCCTTCTACCCAGCATTTATAGTAATTCCTGCACAATAATAAGAGTCCGAATTTCTTTTAGATATCGTAAAAATCACATTTTTCATGAGAACACCACAttctataaaattaattatattaatgtgaCTTCAACCCTAAAAATTGCATGCGAGTTCTTCGTAGATCCTCATAATTGAACAGCCAAAAATAGTTATTCATTATCACAATAATATTTAAGGTTCTTGTTTGAACTATTTCctatataaaagaaatagttCAAATGAGAATGCTTATGTAAATGAGAAATGAGAATCATTTTCAGTCTTTTAATCATTGAATTACTATCCTAATATATGTGCACATATTTATAAACCTACCTTGGATTAGGGCTATTTTTGACCATCTTCTTGCCATACTTTCTCCATTTGTACCCATCATTTAATACCTCAATTTCTGATTTAGTCTTGAAAGCAACTTTCTCTCCTCTCCctttcctctccctctctctcccaaTCTCTCCTGataaacaaaacacacaacaaaattcatcaaacaacatTAATGTGATAAAAATATTTGATGCTATAAATGTAAAATCTTGCTTAATTTGCTCACCGTTGATCGTAGCATCCCCGGAGAAGCTACTCGTGTAGCTCGTGTCCCCGGATTCAGCCTCGTGCTGGCTAGGCATGTAGCCCATTAGATGAGAAAATGAGGAAAAGTCCGCGGAAACATTATCAAACCAATCATCAATGTTGGAAAAATCCGAGGCCTCAAAGCCGGGCTCGTGGCCACGAGCAAGTGCTGAGGAGTGCCCGGAGCCGAAGATGTTTGTGTTGTTGTAGTTATCAGCCATGATCATAGAGTTTGTGCAAGGGGCATTGGTATATTAAtactttgtgtgtgtgtgtgtgtgtttttttggtGAGCTTCTTGTTATGGGGAGAGAAGTTTCTTGGTTGCTGCTTGAGACTTGATAAGTAGTTGGTGGCTAAGGTAATGCAATGGGCCATCTTAATTGTCTTTGTGATTATGACCTTTTGTCTTATGATAGTGAAGTATTTGTGTTTTACTGGCCTTTGAAATTCATTTCCCCACTTATTTTGGCGAGATATTTAAAGATCGCATCAAAGTGGATtcgaattaatattttttagtatcaaatataaataattctacTATTAGATCAATTCACACACGCGGTGTTATTTCAGTTGTTATTACTTCTGTCATCTTATGTTaatcaatttgtttttttatttgtcatttttttttcctaaaatcaattctttattttatctcatattttattttctttcaactTATAGCGCCAGAAATATTACTGTCTCATTAAATTTAGGACATATAGCGTATTATAATCGCAAATGTATATGTAGGGCTAATCTATTTCAAAGAAAATCACTTTTGgctataaaatttaattatgattCATTATATTGCAATAAACTTTTGCTTATAATACACGTATTAAAATAACGATTTTTATCATGGATTTTGGATGAGCTTCATGtcatacaataatattatgtatgaaagCTATAGTAAAATTCTATTTATGATAAACTCGATTTAAATAGCGTTAGTTAGAATAGAATTCGTGACTTAGTCACACGGTAATTTGTGAGAATCATTTTAAATTTCTCATGcatttttacttttatataatcaatttcaatttcttgAATCTTAGTTCAATTTTTATTCGTCAATCAAAGTTTGTTATACAGCATGtattgaaaatttaatttcttgtTGTATTTAATACTTGATTCTATAGATTACAATTCACAATTATATATACGGTATATGGTTTTtaagttcatttttttttggaaacgATATTAATCATGATCTAAGTTTATTAATGGAATTTTGAGTGAAATACTTAATATTAGGACATGTGGCCCGACCCGGCCCGGACCGCCCCCAACGTATACTGCCTAACATGAAGTTGATTGGTGTGAAGTGCAAATGGGGCACATGAAGGACGACCTTGTGCGTAGACTTTTTGAATTCTCTGTTCCTATTTGGGTAATTATGCTTGTGGTCTCGTGCTTAAGACCGAGGACCCTCGTTTCATACAAGCGGGTCATACGAGTTGCGTGGTTATGAAGGAGACGATCTAGCACCGTGATCCAAATTCGTAATGTTTCTTGATTAAAATTTAGTGGTCAAACATATTGTTACGGTTtacttaatcataattatagAAAATGAGGCGAGATTGATTCTATATTTTGAATAAGTATTTCATTAATGATGGGAATACCGTTATTGAAACTAGAAAGagcaaaatgaaaaataatagtacGACTATTAAAATGGAAATCTCGTATGAAGGCCAATTGACTCAAGCTTAAGTCAATTCTTATTGCTCATATAAGCATACTTTCAttgttctttttatttttcgtaTGCTAAAATGTAAATGGGCGATGCGTGACACGAATTAATTGTGGTGTGAAAATGAGGGATAAGATtatgaaaatcaataaaaagaATCCAACTGTCCACTTCAAATATTCAATAAACTGAAGTAGTCAAATATAATGCACATGAATCCCCTATAAATCGTTTTCTTATTTATCTAGAATGGAGAAGTAAagcatttaattatttcaaaataatgccaattttatattttataatttttgggaCTCGGTGAAAGACATATAAGtactaaattattattattattattggtgGTGGTGTTGtggttattattattaatttattattattgaagTCATGCGACGTGATTGTAATTTAccataaaccctaaacccaatAGTATTGTCTTTACTAAAAAAGCAAATTACGTATTACGAAAAATACAACTTAGTTTTTTTCCGAATAAGCAAAGTCACACGATAAATTATGATaattgatggttgggcgaatttttgatggttgggcgaatttttgatggtagtaaatgcaggtaatgaatatagatcacgacacaaggaattacgtggttcgatttactgaagtaaatctacgtccacgggaagaaaggagggcaagattgtattgcttgatctggtttacagcttacaaatacagacttgctatatgttatttgatgtctagagcccctcctctatctgatctaagttctatttatacattgaactaagatcgtggcttgcatcaccactaactaggtcgtggcttgcatcaccactaactaggtagtggatgtcgtggaggtcatgagatcctgcatgggtccactatctctttgtttggtccgctatcctgcatgagttgacaccactaaatagatcgtgtagtggaggtcgtggaggttctgcatgagtccactatctcccagttcggtcgaatactgagaccgaacttctgaactattgccgagcagcttttgccgatctgagagtagagcttgattggtcggcttttaccgagctgtaggctggggccgaactctttggtaatgccgaactgattggttggcttttaccgagctgtaggctggggccgaactctttggtaatgccgaactgatactcttccttgggctttgggctgatgggccgtcactgctattgggcttgtttagtacgtaccccatcactaccccccccgaaaagcgaagtgaatcacttcggcgaagcgagtcacttcggcattctggataaaggtacgggggaggctgacgtcaggggacgtgccttgcgcgtgactgcattaaatgcgacagtaaaatccggccgttgaatcctgaaaatgtgggattcgaaacggtgcgatgattttgaaatcttctccgaatctgataaatacgtcctttcttcatcatttgaacacttttgctattgcttcttctgcattctctctcttttgcgtaaaaatttccttccactttcaagaatttcttcagaatttcttcagacttttaaagagtaagaaccatgtcttcttcttcttcttctgagtcaggtagcagtaggaaagggggtaaggggtcttctagccggaaagaatccggggagaagaccgtagagtattttcacagcatcttgagtaaggatactgtgatatccttacacgaaaaatatttttttcctggggggaaggttgcgattcccgacgaccttcatagggctgactcgccgccggagggttacgccaccgtttatgaagccggcttggaatgcgggcttcgtttccctcttccccctgcctttgtagagctgctagatttttttcaactccctttaggtcaggtgactccgaactcttggaggcacttatcggcctttgctgccgaactgcgtaggctagataaggatctgtctctgagggcaatccttaatttcttccagtttaagaggaaaggatcttggttttacttgatccctttacagccttttagggccttctgcaaaaccaagtggccaaagtggcaacatcgcttctttttttataataggacagcggctccgggctttccctggagagggccgaagtccgtgattcctcatcctcggttagaaccgttggacgagctcgagggcgagctcaataagattcctatgattaggaagcagtacctggagtctgagctcgtcaagggcgacttcgtgttcgactcctcgtcttcggacgaagagactgagggtgaggaattcttttttatgcattactgccttgacgacgaaaactaaccttgttttcttgctttttggcagtgaacttgctgaacAAGATtagtcgcaaatcctccgaatctaaggaaccggagaggccgaaaaccaccagctcggcgtctgatgccgagaagaatccgaagaggcaaaagacctcttcggatccaaagaagtcggagtcgacttcggcaaataggaaggggaagacccagaagcccccaagagcgccggagaaagacgtggtcttggcgcctccttcggaacatatctgtgaaccctttttatggcccacggacttcgccgaggtgaattctcttcttgattttctggccttgcttttttcctgtattttttgtggcccctcggttgactttttcctttttccattttcagaggaacgatatgctctccaagctcgtcgccgttgaactctccaaagcgtccaacgattatgctgagatgcagaggaagttggcggctgctcgtcaccaggccgaacaggctaaggtagactttgagaaggccagagctgctaggatctcggcccaggatgaagcccagtttgccaaaaaccagctcgtcatccagcgagagcagacgaaacggagggatgctgccgccgtggttgcccaaggggaggtactccgtgctttcgcggagaaactctttctgagcaatcaattttcggcctttgtcggtgatctgctgaaactgatgaccgataatgccgagcaggggcccgaagtcgtcctgccgctgtacggccgagagatagcagctcgtctccagagt encodes:
- the LOC121785109 gene encoding uncharacterized protein At4g33100-like; this translates as MGILRDSNRSSSSATTPCAHLRTAYHNCFNRWYSEKFLKGQWEKEGCISEWEKYRQCLSQHLDNKHLSRFLEADVVLDLTDQAEFKSKTGVS
- the LOC121783751 gene encoding probable WRKY transcription factor 50; its protein translation is MIMADNYNNTNIFGSGHSSALARGHEPGFEASDFSNIDDWFDNVSADFSSFSHLMGYMPSQHEAESGDTSYTSSFSGDATINGEIGRERERKGRGEKVAFKTKSEIEVLNDGYKWRKYGKKMVKNSPNPRNYYKCWVEGCPVKKRVERDKEDRRYVVTTYEGIHNHEGPTI